Part of the Acidobacteriota bacterium genome is shown below.
TTTTTAGGGTGCATTACACTATTTTGAAAACCCCTCTGCCCTATCTGCCGCTTTAAACCCAACCACTTTCTCCTCCTTTACTCATTTGATTATCCCCTGCATCATAAACGCTGCTTTACTTTTCTATTTCTATTCTTTCTACAAGGCTAAGAAAGGTAAGGAGGAGGAAAGAAATTTCCATGAATGGGCTATGGGATATACAGGAAAGATAGCCGCTTTTTTTATCCTGCTTCAGCCCATATCCGGACTCTTATTCCTGCTCAGGGTAAGGTCTGTGAATGAGAGTATCTTCAACAAGATTGTAACCGGGAATGTCTCAAGATTTTTCTGGCCGATGGTTATCCTTGGATCTTTAGCGGTGATTTTTAGTCTCGTGTTTCTTCTATCTAAAAAACGCATTAGTTCGGTTTTACTTATAGGTGGGCTGGCAGTATATATAGCTTTTCCCTTTGGGGGATTTACTCGAGAAAGGGCAAGAAAACCGTATCTTATTTATGGTTATATGTACCTTAATCAGAGACTGGTGCCAAGAGAAGATGCAGAAAATCTGGGTATAGCAGATAAGAATCTGAGAGTAGTAAATGGAGATAGCACACTTGAAGAATATGGCTGTCTTGCCTGCCACAACTTCCGTGGGAAGGGAGGCACATTCGGACCCAATCTTAATAATTTAAATTATAAAAAAGAAGACCTGGAAAAGATCATAAAATCTCCTCCCAAGGATATGCCACCTTTTGAAGGGGATGAAAAGGATTTGGAAAGAATAGTTGAGGTTCTTTTAAGAGCGCAATAAAATTTCTGCAACTATAGCATTCCTTGCAGGCTTTCCTTTAGGTTTTAAAAACAAAAATTTGATTCTTCATTAAAGTAAGAACTTTTTCAACCTGGTTTCTTTTTTCAACCTTCCGGTGTCTAATATTGGTGAGTATATCTCATGTTCTGGTGAGCAGATCTATGTTATTGGAGCACAGAAAAAGTTCATGAAGGGATACAGAAACCTCATATGACTCAAGGGCGAAAGCTGAATATGTCGGAAGAGCAGGAACTGCTGAACTCTTTCATGGATGGTGACAGGAAGGCTGCTGAGGATCTTGTCAACCGAACTTACAAATCTATCTATACATTTCTCTATCGCTTGTGCAGAGATGATGAAAACCTGGCTTTAGACCTGACGCAGGAGACATATCAGAAAGCCTGGAAAGCTCTCAGAGAATTCGACGGGAGGTCCAAATTTTCTACATGGCTCTACCGGATCGCCTACAACACATTTTTGAATTACGCGAGGCATCCTTTGAGGGTTGTTTCCATTGATGACAAGGCAAGATCTGCTCCTATCTGTCTTGATGAAGGACAAGAAGCTAGGATGATGGAGCATGAGATGAAAGAAAATCTGAGGCAGGCTGTTCTGAACCTGCCCGATGAGCTCCGTTTCGCCATTACGGCACGTTACTGGGGAGAGCTCTCAGTTCAAGATATTGCTCGGATGGAACAGGTCAGCGTGGTAGCTGTAAGAAGGCGCATGAGACGAGCATTGAAATCCATAGCTCGGTATTGTGAGGGAAGGAGGTAATTATGAGGAGGCTTACAAAGCGTGAGATCAAAGCATGGCTTCGGAAATGGTCTGTTCCGGAACCACCCGAAGGGCTTGTAGAAAAAATAAGAAAGGAGATACCTGAAGGGCTCTCTCCTGGTATTAAAAGGAAAGACTATCTGCCAATGAAAGCGCGAGGGATACGTTTAATATGGCAGGTAGCAACTTGCCTTGTTATTTTCATTCTGGGAACTGCTATCGGTGTTTTGATATCGCAAAAGTTCGTCACCGAACGGCTCTCAATTCGGCAAACACCAATCAACCAGTTGACATCCAAGGAACCGGTTATCCGGCAACCAGTCCCTGATCAGAACGGAGTTAGTCATTCAGAAGTTCAACAGCGGGGATTGCAGAAATCTGAATCGCCTGGAGAGGCATTACTGCAGCAAGCTCCGCAAACAGAAGGTTTTGTTCAAGCATCCGTGAAGCCCCGATCGTCTTTTGATCTCGATATTCAGCCCGCTGCCTTCGATCTGGTCAAAGATCACATTGAAAAGGGCAAACTTCCACCCTCTGATCTCATTCGCCCTGAAGAGATAATCAACCACTTTAACCGTGAAGATGTTCCAGTTGAGGAGAATGACTTCTACGTTCGCGCAGAAGGAGCATCGTCTCCCTTCACAAGTGATTCCTCTTATAAGATTCTCAAGATCAATATGAGAAACTATTTGAGGGCGGTTGCGAAGGATGCTTCTGTCGAGATTGAGTTCAATCCGAGCGTCGTCGATTACTACCGTATGGTTGGAGCAGAGGATCGGGAGAAGGGAAATGGAATGGATATTGTTCCCAGGAAAAGAGATATAAGAGCAAACGAAGCTTTGACTGCCATCTACGAAGTGAAGCTGAAGCCGGAACTGCTGCCGGAAGATCCTGTTGCGACTCTCAAGTTGGAATACAGCCCTGCCAGCACAGAAAAAGAAAAGGTGAAAAAGATTCATACCATCCATTTTCCTCTCTATGTTCTTCCTGAGAGAAAACCATCTCCGGATCTTGAATTTGCGGCTATGGTGGCGAAGTATGCGCAGATGCTCAAGGAGATTCAGAACGTGAGGGAAGAGGATTTCCAGTCTCTGCTGGATCGGGCAAAATCGCTTGTGAGAGATATTCCGCAGAAGAACGATCTTGAAGAGTTCATACAGCTTGTGAAGGCAACAGAAAAACTCAAAAAAGAAGCTCGAGATGAAAAGGCTGGGCTTGAATCAACAATTCAAAGATAGTGAAAGGGGAATCGTATGAAAATATCAAAGAGTGTCTTGGCAGGGATCACCGCAATCGCGAGCATTGTACTCATCGCATCATACGCATTGGCATGCGAGAGGAAGCATCAGGACCAAACTCTGGCTCAGGCATATGCTTTGAAATCCATGGTTGATGGAGGAAGCTTTTTAGGTGTTCATCTCGAAGAAGTGGATGCTGAAGCGGTAAAGAAGCTCGGGCTGAAGGAAGAATATGGGGCTTTGATAGAAAAAGTAGTCGAAGGTAGCGCTGCTGAAAAGGCAGGATTGAAAGATGGCGATGTCATCGTCAAGTGGAATGACATCAGGATAGAAAGTGCGATCCAGCTAAAAAGAATAATAAAAGAAACGCCTCCAGGTAGAAAGGCAAGCGTTGGACTGATACGGGAGGGAAAATCGCTAACCATCAATGTTACTCTGGAAGAACGAACGGCGCCTTCATTTGATCTCAAAGAGCCTCTCAGACTGTATAGAGAGAACCTTGGAAAGTTCAAGGAAAACCTGCGTGATTATATAGAAAGGTATGTCGATATTGATGAAGAGGGCAACGTTACGATCGGTGAGATTAACTTAGATGATCTGGATAATTGGATCGGGAAACGGGTTATTGTTTTTGGAGGAAGGGGGAGGATGGGAGTTACCCTCCAGAGCCTGACTCCACAACTCGAAGAATATTTTGGCTTGAAAGATCGTCATGGTGTACTCATCAGCTCTGTACTGGAAGATTCTCCCGCTCAGGAAGCAGGTCTCAAGGCGGGTGATGTGATCATATCCATGGATGGAAAGCAGGTTGAAGATCCTCATGATGTCATAGAGATCGTAAAAAAGAAGGACGAAGGCACCCTGAATGTAGAGGTAGTGCGGGATAAGCAGGAAAAGACTTTCAAAGTGATCCTCAAGAAGGAAGAGCATCCTGAAGAAAAAATGCCAGAGCGTGTCATGTCGCATTCGTGGCACCGCGGAGAAAGATTAAAAGTTTTCTAGCACTTTGTTGAGGAACTCGCTTTCCGGTAATGCTCCGACGATGACGTTGGTCTCGTTGACTACAGTCTGCGGCACGCCCCGGACTTCGTATCTTATGGCGAGCTGTGGAAATTCCGAGATCTCAACCATGTCCGCTCTGATCATATCGCTCTCCAGGGCGAAGGCATGAGCCAGCCGCACCGCGGCAGGGCAGTATGGTCAGGTTGGTGTAACGAAGATTTGCAAGTGGAGGGGAGTCTTGACCTCTTTGAGCCGATCCCGGGTAGCCGGCGATAGTCCGGAATTCTCCGTGGAAACGGCTATCATCCCATCGAGGAGAGTCGCGAACTCGTATCCGCTTGGAATTCCATAGAACCTGATGCCATGATCCTTGCTACCATCCCCCAGGATGGCTATAGCGGGGATCTTGTCGATCTGAAAACTCCTGGCCTTCTCCTTATCGATCTGGAAATTGTGGACATCAAGGGTGATCTTGCTGGAAAGAGAGGCAAGATCCTCGAGGAGCCAGTGGGTTTCCTTGCAAAACTGGCATTCCAGCTCCTGCGTGAAGAAGGCAAGCCTTATCGGTTTATCAAGCTCCCTTAACCGTTCTTCAATGGCCCCCTTATCCTTGTCATTTATTATCTTCATCTTGACCTCCCTGGCATATCATGATGAAAGCCATGCAGTGACATACCATGCTGCGAGTCGTGAAGAGAATAATAGTAGCTTTTCAATAATATTCCCAATCATCCTTTAATGCAATTCACGGTTTTTCAATCGGGATCTTCGTCTTCTAAAAAATGCACCTTAATCACTGCTGTCCAGATAATTTAACTTTAAAAATAAAACTTCGATAAACAAAGACTTTTTGGACATCTCTAAAAACAAAAGTCAAGATATATCACTCCTCTTTTAAGACGGGACATCTTAACTTTTGAGGGCATCCGTTGACCGTTAGATCTTTCTCCATACTCTTCTTTATTCCCATATGGGAGCCTTAAAACAAAGTCTTCTCATTACAACTTTTTAAAAGGTCCTTCATGAAGGTGGCGGAACCAGACATCTCTTTGAGATTTCAAGGACATTCCTATCATCTATGTAATGATCGGGCTTTGGGTTACCGGGAGGTCTAATCAAGAGGTCGAGTCTTGAAGACTAGTCCAAAATCGAGACTTCTCCCGGCAGCCACTCTTCTTTGTTTTTCCACAGCTCCTTGAGGGGAGCAGGAATCCATATAAAGTATGTTTCAAAAGATACCAAACAGCCATTGGACACTAAATTAATCTATGATCTTATAGAACTTATCTTGATATGATTCCCCCTTCATCCAAACTGCCCTGATCACAGACAAGAGACTTCTACAAACATGCCTCCGGGCGACCTTTTCGGAAAGCCCTCGAGAACGCAACTCTACATATTGTTGCTTGAAACGATTCGAACTCTTGCAAATATGAACAGCCTTACGGAAATGTTGAAACACAACCCATTTTAAAACCCGATTCCCCGTTTTGCTTTTCTCGTCTTTGTACACTACTTGATCGGAAACATGATAGGTCGTCCCTAGATTCGCATATCTCCAAAGCTTATTCTTCTTTGAAAAACGGTGAGGTGTAATGATCATAGCGATGTAGCCGCTCGCAATCACTGACCCGACACCAGGGATCTCTCTCAAGAGATCATAGACGGGGAATTTCTTGGCCCTTTTTATGAGAGAGGATTTTGTTTCCTCCTTCATCTCTTCTAAAGAATCGATGAGAGAGAAAAGTTGATTGGCTTGAAACAATAAATGAGGATAGCTCTTCAACTTTTCCTTCCAGACACTCCACTGTTGTTTATCGTAAATTCCTGTCCCGGAAGCCTTGATCCCGACCTGCCTGTACAGCGCTTTGAGCTTGTTCTTAAAACGGTTAATCTGATGATTCACATGATGATAATGAATAAAAAGACTTCTCAGCTCTGCTCCTCCATCATCAGGATGGTAAATCTCTTTGATGTAGCCTCCCATAAGTAGCTGCGCAAGCTTGATGGCACTTTGACGATCATCGGTAAAATCTGCACGAGCAATCCATCTGTTTTCTTTCGGATCGCTGATGATCAATTTATCTACATAGGGTTCTAAAGTGCTTTTGACCCATTGGGCAAGGTGACTTTCTTCAACCACAAGCTTTCTGGGACCTTTCACCTTGCTTACAACATCGATTAGATTCTCGGCTGAAGTTGCTCTTGAAAGACAACTACATATCTTGCCTTGTGTGTTTAATACAGCCATAGTAAAATTTGCACTGTGAATGTCTAATCCTATAATGTTTATATCGGGCCTTTCTATATTTTGCAAATACATACAATAAAGGAGAATTTCCCTTTTGCCCCTTCTTTTTTAGGAGCATTTAGTTACCCACTAATTCGGAGAAGAACCTTATTTTATTCGGATAAATCAAGATAAATCGGGAATCATCAGGATAAACAGGTTGACAACCATAACTAATCTTATGTATTCTATGGGCGTTTGTTAGAGTTGTCATCCGATAGAATTCGATGGAGGTACGCAAATACTCATGCTGAGCAGCCGAAAAAAGCAACTTTGATAAAAGGGGAAGACTATATGAAGCAGAATCTTGGAATGGAGGACAGATGGCTATCGG
Proteins encoded:
- a CDS encoding transposase, which translates into the protein MYLQNIERPDINIIGLDIHSANFTMAVLNTQGKICSCLSRATSAENLIDVVSKVKGPRKLVVEESHLAQWVKSTLEPYVDKLIISDPKENRWIARADFTDDRQSAIKLAQLLMGGYIKEIYHPDDGGAELRSLFIHYHHVNHQINRFKNKLKALYRQVGIKASGTGIYDKQQWSVWKEKLKSYPHLLFQANQLFSLIDSLEEMKEETKSSLIKRAKKFPVYDLLREIPGVGSVIASGYIAMIITPHRFSKKNKLWRYANLGTTYHVSDQVVYKDEKSKTGNRVLKWVVFQHFRKAVHICKSSNRFKQQYVELRSRGLSEKVARRHVCRSLLSVIRAVWMKGESYQDKFYKIID
- a CDS encoding thioredoxin family protein codes for the protein MIRADMVEISEFPQLAIRYEVRGVPQTVVNETNVIVGALPESEFLNKVLENF
- a CDS encoding sigma-70 family RNA polymerase sigma factor; amino-acid sequence: MTQGRKLNMSEEQELLNSFMDGDRKAAEDLVNRTYKSIYTFLYRLCRDDENLALDLTQETYQKAWKALREFDGRSKFSTWLYRIAYNTFLNYARHPLRVVSIDDKARSAPICLDEGQEARMMEHEMKENLRQAVLNLPDELRFAITARYWGELSVQDIARMEQVSVVAVRRRMRRALKSIARYCEGRR
- a CDS encoding von Willebrand factor type A domain-containing protein, producing MRRLTKREIKAWLRKWSVPEPPEGLVEKIRKEIPEGLSPGIKRKDYLPMKARGIRLIWQVATCLVIFILGTAIGVLISQKFVTERLSIRQTPINQLTSKEPVIRQPVPDQNGVSHSEVQQRGLQKSESPGEALLQQAPQTEGFVQASVKPRSSFDLDIQPAAFDLVKDHIEKGKLPPSDLIRPEEIINHFNREDVPVEENDFYVRAEGASSPFTSDSSYKILKINMRNYLRAVAKDASVEIEFNPSVVDYYRMVGAEDREKGNGMDIVPRKRDIRANEALTAIYEVKLKPELLPEDPVATLKLEYSPASTEKEKVKKIHTIHFPLYVLPERKPSPDLEFAAMVAKYAQMLKEIQNVREEDFQSLLDRAKSLVRDIPQKNDLEEFIQLVKATEKLKKEARDEKAGLESTIQR
- a CDS encoding PDZ domain-containing protein; this encodes MKISKSVLAGITAIASIVLIASYALACERKHQDQTLAQAYALKSMVDGGSFLGVHLEEVDAEAVKKLGLKEEYGALIEKVVEGSAAEKAGLKDGDVIVKWNDIRIESAIQLKRIIKETPPGRKASVGLIREGKSLTINVTLEERTAPSFDLKEPLRLYRENLGKFKENLRDYIERYVDIDEEGNVTIGEINLDDLDNWIGKRVIVFGGRGRMGVTLQSLTPQLEEYFGLKDRHGVLISSVLEDSPAQEAGLKAGDVIISMDGKQVEDPHDVIEIVKKKDEGTLNVEVVRDKQEKTFKVILKKEEHPEEKMPERVMSHSWHRGERLKVF
- a CDS encoding c-type cytochrome; its protein translation is MGYTGKIAAFFILLQPISGLLFLLRVRSVNESIFNKIVTGNVSRFFWPMVILGSLAVIFSLVFLLSKKRISSVLLIGGLAVYIAFPFGGFTRERARKPYLIYGYMYLNQRLVPREDAENLGIADKNLRVVNGDSTLEEYGCLACHNFRGKGGTFGPNLNNLNYKKEDLEKIIKSPPKDMPPFEGDEKDLERIVEVLLRAQ